A region of Candidatus Poribacteria bacterium DNA encodes the following proteins:
- a CDS encoding ThuA domain-containing protein yields the protein MGKINTLVFAGGAVHDWKGCSEVIIDALSQRDEFEITKVEEDLDALVAPNLDPYDLIVFYYTIGEITDAQKNGLLNHIASGKGYVGVHSAADSFRECPEYRSMVGGYFVTHPRYRDYQVSIVDTEHPITEGLDETVVTDEQYILDYDPRNHVLASALWQGDAVPVAWTKSWGDGRVFYLALGHDAKACEHEIFGTMLQRGALWAGTPGE from the coding sequence ATGGGAAAGATTAATACATTGGTGTTTGCTGGTGGTGCTGTTCACGATTGGAAAGGGTGCAGCGAAGTGATAATTGACGCACTATCGCAGAGGGATGAATTCGAGATTACCAAGGTAGAGGAAGACCTTGATGCGTTAGTTGCCCCGAATCTTGATCCGTATGATCTGATTGTCTTCTATTATACAATCGGAGAAATTACTGACGCCCAAAAGAACGGCTTACTAAATCATATTGCTTCGGGCAAGGGCTACGTCGGGGTGCACTCCGCAGCCGATTCATTTCGAGAGTGCCCCGAATATAGATCGATGGTCGGTGGCTATTTTGTCACGCACCCACGCTATCGCGATTATCAGGTGAGCATCGTGGATACTGAGCATCCCATTACGGAAGGTCTCGACGAGACAGTGGTCACGGACGAACAGTATATCCTCGACTACGATCCACGCAACCACGTACTCGCGTCGGCGTTGTGGCAGGGCGATGCAGTGCCTGTCGCATGGACAAAAAGCTGGGGAGATGGTCGTGTATTCTATCTAGCGCTGGGGCACGACGCCAAAGCGTGTGAACATGAGATATTTGGTACGATGCTGCAACGGGGGGCACTCTGGGCAGGAACGCCGGGGGAATGA
- a CDS encoding nucleoside hydrolase, protein MQKIILDTDIGDDIDDALALAFAIMSGKLDILGVTTVFRNAEQRAELACCLLETLGRTDIPVYSGIGKTLLQSIPDWEQVAASHRPRQMEVLKRQQPSIQPMPGNAVDFIIDTVMAGDGDITLVPIGPFTNIAAAFTIEPRLVQKTQIVMMGGATDRVRPEWNALCDPEATRVVFGTGVPITMVGLDVTTKCVMSYEQVKTIGSVDRPINQICSELIHLWGGDNPEPRPTLHDPLAVAILLDSTLCEMREMRIEVETLADQLRGATVPVVGDPNASVCTSVDATRFMDYFVKTLTA, encoded by the coding sequence ATGCAAAAAATTATACTCGATACAGATATTGGCGATGATATAGACGACGCACTCGCTTTGGCTTTTGCCATTATGAGCGGTAAACTTGATATTCTCGGTGTGACAACAGTCTTCAGAAATGCGGAACAGCGCGCAGAGTTAGCGTGCTGCTTGCTGGAGACATTAGGGCGAACAGATATCCCTGTCTATTCTGGTATCGGCAAAACCCTCCTTCAATCGATTCCGGATTGGGAACAGGTTGCAGCCAGCCATCGTCCGCGCCAAATGGAGGTGCTAAAGAGACAGCAGCCGTCAATTCAACCGATGCCCGGCAACGCCGTTGATTTTATTATCGACACGGTGATGGCAGGCGACGGGGATATCACACTTGTACCTATCGGACCCTTTACAAACATTGCGGCGGCATTCACCATAGAACCACGTTTAGTACAGAAAACGCAAATCGTCATGATGGGAGGTGCGACAGACCGGGTGCGCCCAGAGTGGAATGCACTCTGCGACCCCGAGGCGACGCGGGTTGTTTTCGGTACAGGGGTGCCAATTACGATGGTTGGCCTTGATGTCACGACGAAGTGCGTCATGAGCTACGAGCAGGTAAAAACCATCGGGTCGGTAGACCGCCCGATTAACCAGATCTGTTCTGAGTTAATCCATCTATGGGGTGGCGATAATCCAGAACCGCGTCCAACCCTGCATGACCCCTTGGCGGTGGCAATTCTCCTTGATTCCACCCTCTGCGAAATGCGCGAAATGCGGATTGAGGTTGAAACGCTGGCGGATCAGCTGCGCGGCGCAACTGTCCCGGTCGTTGGCGACCCGAATGCTTCTGTCTGTACTTCTGTCGATGCGACTCGGTTCATGGATTACTTTGTGAAGACATTAACTGCCTGA
- a CDS encoding AAA family ATPase, protein MKSIAVFNNKGGVGKTTLTYHLGCALAELGHKTLLVDLDPQSNLTLFGLDPEALHEIWQIEDVFIDDFVQARKEKSQAEFEAIAGNVRSIHFLLKPTEDGTDTPESLAKPLKLRDELGLIPGRLTIHTYEDKIASRWTDVYGGDPLAIRTVTQIRNFCEVYAKNYSYDYVVIDTSPSLGILNKAIISTVDGFLIPCMPDMFSLYGIQNIGKSLKGWKRDFNTIFSLLSDAKLSYFPKNFVSFLGFTIFNARKYSGSGDWNLSKAHQNYAEQIPATIRKYIDADHRKHLTEPQLEEPVGGTAVMHSYSTRPNMAQKYRAPMWEVPGCHLEGRDRNTILGNRQLYENTKTGFHIFAKDLLTRLDQLEIDNG, encoded by the coding sequence ATGAAGTCAATTGCCGTATTCAATAATAAAGGTGGTGTCGGCAAAACGACTTTGACCTACCACCTTGGGTGTGCGCTTGCTGAGTTGGGTCATAAAACGCTTCTTGTCGATTTAGATCCACAATCTAATCTGACACTATTTGGTTTGGATCCAGAGGCATTACACGAAATCTGGCAGATTGAAGATGTGTTTATAGATGACTTTGTTCAAGCGCGTAAGGAAAAATCTCAAGCTGAATTTGAGGCTATCGCGGGTAATGTGCGTTCCATCCACTTCCTCCTAAAACCGACTGAGGATGGAACAGATACACCGGAATCCCTTGCAAAACCGCTTAAGTTACGCGACGAGCTGGGGCTAATTCCGGGCAGACTTACAATACATACCTATGAAGACAAAATTGCGAGTCGCTGGACAGATGTTTATGGTGGGGATCCGCTAGCCATCCGTACAGTAACACAAATACGGAATTTTTGCGAGGTGTATGCAAAAAATTATTCCTATGACTATGTTGTGATTGATACATCGCCAAGTCTTGGTATACTTAATAAGGCTATTATATCCACTGTAGATGGATTTCTGATTCCTTGTATGCCAGACATGTTTTCCCTTTACGGCATACAGAATATTGGTAAATCCCTTAAAGGTTGGAAGCGTGATTTTAATACGATTTTTAGTCTACTTTCCGATGCAAAATTAAGCTATTTCCCTAAAAATTTCGTCAGTTTTTTGGGGTTCACGATTTTCAATGCCAGGAAATACTCTGGGTCGGGCGATTGGAATTTATCTAAGGCACATCAGAACTATGCCGAACAGATTCCCGCCACGATTAGAAAATATATTGATGCTGATCACAGAAAGCACCTAACCGAACCGCAGCTAGAAGAGCCCGTTGGTGGAACGGCTGTTATGCACTCCTACTCAACACGTCCAAATATGGCTCAAAAATACAGAGCACCCATGTGGGAAGTCCCAGGTTGTCATCTGGAAGGACGTGATAGGAATACTATTTTGGGTAATAGACAACTATATGAAAACACTAAAACAGGTTTCCATATTTTTGCTAAAGACCTCTTGACGCGACTTGACCAACTGGAGATTGATAATGGTTGA
- a CDS encoding sugar phosphate isomerase/epimerase translates to MKIGASTILHRDRPLNWTLFHEFQQAGIESLELTDYHPDFSFTDLETFTALRLAMEDLSLHLNSLHIHLEIFDDYDLATLDGAQQDKTLIAYRQAVDAMEVLGGGILVTHHIQIPEPDEPLHAEKRSAFLDNLRAVAEYAAPREVSFALENVPRGYTGDPIRLVELMTDLDVPNVGVVIDTGHRNIGGDPVEALRTIGEHLITLHLHDNHGERDEHLLPGRGTVDWNGVVGALDEIEYPGVFMYELSRPEDLTQIRPNADALLNRGA, encoded by the coding sequence ATGAAGATTGGTGCTTCGACAATACTGCATCGTGACCGCCCGTTGAACTGGACACTCTTTCACGAATTTCAGCAGGCGGGGATTGAATCTCTGGAGTTGACAGATTATCACCCCGATTTTTCGTTCACGGATCTTGAGACGTTTACCGCGCTCCGTTTAGCGATGGAAGATCTATCGTTACATCTTAATTCGCTTCACATCCATCTGGAGATATTTGATGATTATGATCTGGCAACACTCGACGGGGCACAGCAAGATAAAACGCTGATTGCCTATCGTCAAGCGGTTGACGCCATGGAGGTTTTAGGGGGCGGAATTCTTGTGACGCATCATATCCAAATCCCTGAACCCGACGAACCACTCCACGCAGAAAAGCGATCCGCATTCCTCGACAACCTCCGCGCTGTCGCAGAATATGCAGCCCCCAGAGAGGTTTCTTTTGCGCTGGAAAACGTGCCGCGAGGTTATACCGGCGACCCCATACGTCTTGTCGAACTGATGACAGATTTGGATGTCCCAAACGTAGGCGTTGTTATTGATACAGGACATCGCAATATCGGGGGTGATCCGGTGGAGGCACTACGAACTATTGGTGAACATCTGATTACCTTGCACCTGCACGACAATCACGGTGAGCGGGACGAACATCTCCTGCCGGGGCGCGGCACCGTTGACTGGAATGGGGTTGTAGGTGCTTTAGATGAGATTGAGTATCCGGGGGTGTTCATGTACGAACTCAGTCGCCCGGAAGATTTGACACAGATCCGTCCAAACGCAGATGCGCTCCTGAACCGTGGGGCATGA
- a CDS encoding RelA/SpoT domain-containing protein, translated as MEAIIKRVQNNLHDIDLFRNYTVRFFETHPDLTQSLQIVHSVKSRLKDLQHLREKIQRKSSSEDPITPENIFNRITDIAGVRVLHLYQVQFPQIHRAITQKLDSQDWMLYEQPKAYTWDPESQDFFARQGLNVELKESLYTSIHYVIKPREDSPVSCEIQVRTLFEEIWGEIDHLINYPEPTDSVACREQIGVLARLVGAGSRLADSIYRTYSDEKTAHRHPNR; from the coding sequence ATGGAAGCTATCATCAAGCGAGTTCAAAACAACCTTCACGATATAGACCTTTTTCGTAATTACACAGTCCGATTTTTTGAGACGCATCCGGACTTAACCCAATCGCTCCAAATCGTTCATTCCGTAAAAAGTCGGTTGAAAGATTTACAACACCTTCGTGAAAAAATACAACGCAAATCGTCATCTGAAGACCCAATTACGCCAGAGAATATCTTCAATCGGATAACCGACATTGCTGGTGTTCGAGTGCTGCATCTGTATCAAGTCCAATTCCCACAGATTCACCGTGCGATTACCCAAAAACTAGATAGTCAAGATTGGATGCTTTATGAACAACCGAAAGCTTATACTTGGGACCCGGAATCACAAGATTTCTTTGCACGTCAAGGCTTGAACGTTGAATTGAAAGAGAGTTTATACACCAGCATTCACTACGTGATTAAGCCTAGAGAGGATTCACCTGTTTCTTGCGAAATTCAGGTTAGAACCCTTTTTGAGGAGATTTGGGGTGAAATCGATCACCTAATCAATTATCCTGAACCAACTGACAGTGTAGCTTGTCGAGAGCAGATAGGCGTTTTAGCACGGTTGGTTGGTGCCGGGAGCCGTCTTGCAGATTCAATCTATCGCACCTATTCTGATGAAAAAACGGCTCACAGACATCCAAATAGATGA
- a CDS encoding tetratricopeptide repeat protein, with amino-acid sequence MKCTTGFWVLFFIGCGATYQSEPTREPQITSRGNPYFEQGNIFLKKKKYHEAIEQYQQALRLDPDAAIIHAALGWAYYNVGMLDAAIAEGEAVMRLEPDNPDVPKLMELLYQERNRRR; translated from the coding sequence GTGAAATGCACAACGGGGTTCTGGGTTTTATTTTTCATCGGCTGTGGAGCAACCTATCAATCCGAACCGACAAGAGAACCTCAGATTACAAGTCGCGGCAATCCATACTTTGAACAGGGAAATATCTTTCTGAAAAAAAAGAAGTACCACGAGGCGATTGAGCAATATCAGCAGGCGTTGCGATTAGATCCGGATGCTGCGATTATCCACGCGGCCCTTGGTTGGGCATATTACAACGTGGGGATGCTTGACGCAGCGATTGCAGAAGGTGAAGCGGTCATGCGCTTGGAACCAGATAACCCTGACGTGCCCAAACTGATGGAGTTGCTATATCAAGAACGGAACCGACGCCGTTGA